The following DNA comes from Mya arenaria isolate MELC-2E11 chromosome 11, ASM2691426v1.
aataatatcaaCAAACTAGAATCTAATACATAATTCATAACAAgctaaatgtattttaaagttttgaaagcTACGAGGAAactaagtttaaaattattaggTATTTTACCCCACCCGCTAATAAGGTGTACTGAAGTTGAGTTTGAGCAACGAATAtttcattgacatttataaaaatcGGTAAAACTGTATTCAAGAATGTATAAAATGCAACTCCCAATATGTTTTACTCACCAGTCAATATGCTTTGCCAGGGATGCAGTGCAATTAACTAGTTACGATTAGTAGGAAAATGAATGCAGAATTAAACCGGAAGTCACATAGTCGCAAAGCATTACGTATGCTAGATGCTTTATTATTAATGTCAATTACATTTCACCAACCAATGAAAAACATCGTATCAAAAACTGATCTTATTCGGACTCAAATTCTTTGGTGGTTTTTCATTCCTTTTGATCCTCTTAACGGTACGGTcggaaacaaaataataatgagaCTTCATTCTGTCCGTTTTCCCAAAAAATTCGGTCGCCGGTTGGTAATAAAAAACATTAGAGGAGTGGCCTAATGATGTTATTAGAAAGTAACACAGATcatccatacatgtatattttgcaTTGGTTTCATTCCTTTAAATGTTGCTTTAAATAACGCTCGCAAGAGTGGCGCATTGTATCGGAATTTAACTTAAAGTTTGGGAAATCCGGTCTATAGAGTGTGTCTATGTCtttcaacatcaacaacagAATGTCTTATGAAACCATACTATGAGCTGTAATTCGGTGTCATAGATGTGATGACTTAGCTACTCGTTTAAACGACGTACGTATTTCGTTAAAACGAATTAGTGAAGAGCTCTGTAAAAGATATTGCGTATATTATTGACGGAACTTAGCAAAAAAAGGACAGTTCCTGCTTGGTTCGCAGACTTTCGGAGCTCTCAAAACGTGTGACACTCATTCCGGGTAAACTACAGAACTTTTTGGCGTAAAAAAGGTACCACATTCCAGGGACAATTTGTCGATAGATATCTTCTAGATATTATGTTAGAAATccgagtaaaatcaaattgGCTTGAACTTTCCTTTATAGGTCGATGCAAAGACatatgtcagttttttttttatcattttaagacattgatatgttttattcatttgactttcatgtttaaaaccaaaaaaaatgttaaactttttaaatgccaaaataacgcacatatgtttttatcatatttattgttttgttttgatcgtTAAAGTCAAATAAGATAATCATtagaataaattaaaacattttctgcATAAATATATGCGGCTTTAAAAACATCCTCATATACCTTTCTGTTTTAATTATCTTTTGTTTTCAAGATATTGTGTGAtgtttcaaaatgatatatttcaaaataaataaacactaattcAAAGAAGCTTGatgcaaaaacattaattgatgTGAATTTAAAAATCGTAGATTACCTTTAACATGCTGAATTAAGACATCTACAACAAAAACCAAAtgtaaataatgcaataattaaAGTTTATCACTTGACGAGAGTTCGGATTTTTGTCCATGTTTGCACAGCAAAGCCCAAACTCGTAGACAAATATACTTTCAGTGGATaagtcatatatttataaaatgtgtgcTTAATCACCTTTGGCAAAACCATGACTTTTTAAATAGATGTTGCCTTAAGAAAACTGTATctcaaaaattgtatttttatatctatTGCCATGAATTGTGTCATTAATAGCCTTCAAACTGGAAAccttaagatgcactcttactccaaaataagatctaccacattaatacaattgtttaaatataccacaaaggatgaatacatgtcaaaagcaatggttcttataaaggataccgagtttaattgaaaaaaaggtgcagaaaacacggtatttctaccttatgagacgatagtaaatcacagtaaatctcaTAGCACTCACCAACCATtaatattttggcgttttcagctattaaatacaccgTTACAATCTggttatcattaattaatattttccatacatgtattatttattaagtagttaaaggtttatcagtcaaatttatgtttgttatatatacatgtgtatgtattgattttgaacaagagTGTCACAGTCAAACAATCCTGAAAGTAAAACTAAGTGGTGTCTAATATGCACACTTATCTCCGGAAAGTATTAAATCGCACCATCAATTGCTTGACCTGTACCTCTAGAAAGAAAACTAATCTTCTTGTTTGGTAATGAAAGATTATAAGTGTCTGTCTCTAGAGATTGATATTTAAATCGATAGTTCGTGTTTTAGATAGATTTAAATGGATTATTTGCTATCCATTTCAGTTGAGGCcctgaaattgttttaataaaactaatTCATAATcggttttatttaaacagttattatctttaatttgaaatcgaaaatttgaaatggaaaacaaataataaatccgacctaccgaccctattttttcggCATATAACCGGAAAAAACAGGTATTTTTTGGCCTATATCAGTTGCTGTACAGTAGATGTACTAACCAAGTTCTATATAAAACAACCTGAAATGTTGTATAATTCAAAAATGTACTTGTTAACGAGAGCTCACATGTACGAGACGTGACCTGTAGATTTAAAACgcgaaataattataaaattaaaaataaaaatgactgtAAAACATGGTATATGGAACTtgtaattcagaaaaaaaacacttaataaatACTTTGCCTGgaacaaaacatacattatattctaagaaaaatatacatatttttaatagttCCCATAAGCACAGCCATCGAAGTGAGTACGTGAGCCGAAGATGTTTACTGGACTGTGACATGCATGTAAGTTTTACCATAAATACCCGGATGTGTATCAAACACGCCGAAATCGCTCCGCCCTGTAACTGATGGAATAAGCAATAATCATTTAAGTCAGACCGATCCATCggatatatattgatatatatatatatattgaaggaTGGATGTTgcttacaatataaatatacatacccGATGTTTCGAAGATATCGGTCGGACTTATTCGATGGGCAAAAGAAGTATAGGATATGTATCGTTTTCGACATATTTCCTATATTGGGAAGATATCGGTCCGATGCTAAACGGCTAATGCTTTCTGATTCGTACAAATCACTTGTTTTCGCGCTTTGGCCTTTCTGAGCTGTGCACATATACACAATTCTGCGGAATATATGCCAACCGTATCAATTAATGCTCATAGTAATAACTTGAATAGTCTTAAATCTATACAAACATcacaaatgtattgttttatttcataactttatgtataattaatactggcttaatttcaattcaaacaaatattttattgaaacgggcCCAAGCAGCCTCTGCTGATTGAAACTTTACGCAAGTAAAGAATCAAAGTGATGAATTAATTTccttattaaacaataatttgttataattaattatCATGAATATTCAAGGTGTTAATATTCGCACGGCTCATTATGATTTTGCAAAACTGGAGAGCATTTATCTTTTCTGTTCTTTTTGCACTGTGCACTGGATTGTATGTTCCACCTGACGAGTGGTTCTATAAAAGCCTGCCAACTGATCCTCTCTGTGTCGGATAAAAGCATTAAGCATTACAATGTCGCCAAAAGTggtatgtgttatttttgtactGCTTTTCATGAATGTAGACGGACAGTTTAATCTCAGTCCTCGTAGCTGGTACGCCCGGGAAGCAGCAAGGTACAGTACCTTTTTAAATAAGTAGATAATGGAGGATAATACCATTTAATTGAGGCAGTTTAATAAACACAGTGTTATGTTGCAGACGACAGactagatatatttatttatctgcATTATTATGACAATTATGTTgcatacaaatatgtttaaaattgattcTCTCTAAGtcatttctgaaaacaaatagcGAATAAGATTTCATATTGTACGAGTGGTGGCATAATGTAGTGTACTGTGATTTTTAGTTAATTGTtgctgtgtttttttaatatgccCAAATGATATCTCGTAATTTATGCCagataatatcacgtgatatatGCCAGATGATATCACGTACTGTTTGTAAAAGAATATCACTTGATTTATGCTAATAATAAtcacttatttatttcaaataatatcacgTTATTAATGTCAAATAATATCACGTAATTCGTAGAAAATTATATCAGGTATTTATATTGGAAATTTCATAGGCAATAGTTCAAAGGAATAATGATTAcatttttcatatgttttaatcaattggtatagaaaaataattatgaaagaCAAATGGGGCCAAAAATATAACTGGAAGGGTTCACATTTAAATTCAAAGAAAAGGATTAATTACCTTACATTTAACGTAGATAATTTTTATTCCGTAATCAGaacaacattcatttattttaattttataatcatGAGAAAATATCATAAGTTATATCTTTACTTGGTTTTATACTCATTTGGAAACAATGATACACTGATTTGAGaatatatagagaatactaggtttgTTCCGTGGCTGGAGAAAGTGTATCTGGCAAGACTGGCCAGCGCAACATTAATTGGGTTATGAACgaaattgggctggtcaaagtgtgtggagtccgaaggatgTTATCATTGCACACCGCGATTTTGAAAACTTGATTGGCCGTTGCTACATTACATCAATTAATCGattaactttttttgtaaatattaaggTCATACGTTTTACTAAAATTGGtcacattttttatgttaaatatttgttgaacaCTTTGAAGTAAGTGGTTTTCGATAAATCCAACATTGCTGTTGCTGACTACTTTTGTCCAGTGCAGACTGCAGACGTAGAGAAAATGGGTTGCAATTCATCTGTCGGCggaacatttgtttttgatgttttgataTTATGATTTTCTTGGTTATCAttagattttatgaaataaatttcatgtcTTAGCTTGTCACATGgaagttttatattttgattacaTCCAAAAGTAGCTTATGGGCCATTAGGAATGCACGAAATTGTTGATTATgattcttaatatatataagaataataagaatcaataaaataaataacaacctTTTAAAaggactgtactccgtatgatgaaaaaaataaaattgtcgaaaactgacacaAACTCGGTATCgatttgtacaatgcattgaaacttactaactaaagttctacatagtttacaattaatttatttttcgcagttttttcgtatttttccattaaaaaaatataactaggtatgtctacctagtagaattcattcatcatgcgtgattggctagtcgatgttatcacgtgatatgaccatgttaggtatatagcttaaatattccaactgtttagagtaagccttcataggacagtggatacaacactgaactgcaattttggccACACCGggtcgaacccggtctccgtctcgattatttttacattttggtatgtttttttacaagtaTGATaccaaagagtaaaacattttattaaataattgtcctgagattcgttacagaaaaaaaaacatttttggtgccaatctggtgtacagtccctttaatagaaaaataaatgaaatgaaagcacggatatttgttgatttaagtatttaagtGTAGGATTGTAGTTAATTTCACGAGTTTCATAGATCTCAcgaataatcatttaaaattttataggAAACGTACATTGCATCCTGTTATTCCTTAAAGCCCCGATAGCAAAACGGTTAAACGGGAAATGATTCGATATGTTATTTCGGCAAATCATACTGTACAAACTCCCCCCTGATGGGAGGGGGAGTTTTGGTGGCACACAGTCTTTAGAGAAagaacattttgatttaaaagaaaCTGACTCTGAAACTTTTGAAACATACACTAGGTATATATAAGTGTTTCGTAATatcaatttatctttaaaagtaCGCAACCAATGCATGTTATATTCTGTTTTAGTGTAATTACACACCTCAGACTCTATGcttaattaaatgcatattcgtttttttatctttaatagAATCTGTGCTCAAGCTGGATCACACTATCCACCAGGTCCTGCCGGCCCCATTTTTGCTGCTGACAAGAAAATTGTAAGTGTGTTAAAGAGTACGGTGGAATCGATTTATGTTAAGCAACATCGGGTGCAGAATGagacaaatattgtttacaaaactctAAATGGCACTGatttgttgaaatatgttatataaaggAAGGCTTATAAAGTATTATTAACGGCATGGACCTGCAAATGTATGATGTATCATGTCTTTATGCGATTCACAAATGAAACTCATAATGGGTCAACAAAACTGATTTTCACCGAGACACAGTGTTTTATTAACAGATATCAGTAATAATCatcttaaaaactatttttacacaACTCTTTTAGTCATAATGCTCAGCCATGTAATACTCTCAAAACTCACGTCGCTTTTTTGTCATGGCGTAATACGGAAATGACTTCTTCTTTTTCGCGTGAAGTTTTGTTATCGTCTTTTGCCTATGaatttccaaaaatatattgtgtCACGTGCCAGCTGAATGAAACGGGAAGAAATATACcgataatatacatgttacaatatatAGAAATCCGTCCACGCCCATATGATTATCGTTTTCACCCGTGACATTATCACGGCACGTGAGGGCGATTATAGATTATGGCACGTGAACCAATGACGCCTTTTTGCGAAAATAATATCGGCCGACGGATAGGCAAAACTTGACAAAAACAAGCAAAGCGTTTTAATTGATTCAAACAGAACTATCGTTAAAAGGAACGTGACATTAGTTTTATCATTGTAATTCATTCAATGTTGCAGTAATGATTGTTACCGTTACCTGGAACCGTTTTTTTACTGGTTTGCCGGGAGCCTTCGGGCAATTATTCTTCCCTCTGAGGCAATTACTAATCAAAGACCATGGTCAACAATATATTATTCCGTTTAATAGATAGTAATATCACTTGTTGTGGTCCATACAGCGGGATATACACCTATACCATCAGGGTTTTTTTAGTTATGTGTGTTGCTTTTAGTAAACAATCCTTAACAATCTTTTTGCATcaagtgtttatttataacGAAAGAAACGCCTCGCTCAGGAAAGGCCATTTCAGTCTCTATTGTTTGTATTAACGTAACAGCTTTTTGACCAATAAAAAACTTTGACATGAACCAAGTCTATACGATTAAAATAGTGAATAAAATCACGCACTTCTTAAATTGCTATTTCATTTGATCGTGAAGTGAACCTTTACCGAAATGTCACAATTCTAACGCCAAGATGGAAAATATTGCATGTATATATCATCGAACTCAATTCGAAGCCTAAGTGAGAAAAGTCGTGGGTGAAAGGAACCTTGCCCGTTGTGGGAATTCACCTACTTTGCTGTATCGGTTGCCATGGTAGCAATTATAAGATACAGAAACGATAGTGACCATGTCAAAAATCATacttttagttattttatttatattattgccGATATGCTATGCCATAAGTACTGGCtatactgttttattttcactaatttttattttgcaaacaatatGCACCAATGACATAATTCAGATCATTCTTTGGTATGCTGGTACTGTATGATAAATTCAcaacgatattttttttactagaTACCTGGACCTCTGATGGTCGTATCAGTGACTTTCGGTATCTACGTTTCAGCCGGTCGGGTGAGTACATTTGCttaattcttgttttaatgCTACATATTTGTTCAGCTTTTTATTATGAGTAAGTATGTGACAACAAACTCGTATGCTGACGAAtgaagaaattttattttacaaaagatCTGGTCAATTAAGTTTAGAAAACTTTCTTTTTCCCGTCCGTGGCAAATTATGGTTTGATATCATAGCTGTTcctgaagcattttgaattAAGGCCAActtctgtatatttttttaaccaatatACTAATGATAGAAGCGTTTTCAGCATTCAGAATGCCATATCATTCAGAGAAGTTTCTATAAACTTGTATTTAATGAGAAACAAA
Coding sequences within:
- the LOC128208986 gene encoding uncharacterized protein LOC128208986 yields the protein MSPKVVCVIFVLLFMNVDGQFNLSPRSWYAREAARICAQAGSHYPPGPAGPIFAADKKIIPGPLMVVSVTFGIYVSAGRRAEWGLGRVAFTGKTPGPCHELKILLI